From one Vanacampus margaritifer isolate UIUO_Vmar chromosome 12, RoL_Vmar_1.0, whole genome shotgun sequence genomic stretch:
- the LOC144061528 gene encoding monocarboxylate transporter 12-B-like isoform X1, whose product MAVSVQEKPRPGRGQVTEEGGWGWMVVAACFLATICTRAVTRCVSMFFVEFQLHFERDYSTTAWIHSLIDCTTMLCAPLGGFLGNRLSCRATVMLGGLLSSVGLVLSCFASSLEHLYISLGIFTGLGFALSYTPSIAMVGRYFSKRKALAYGIAQSGSGIGTFILAPVVQVLIDHYSWRGAMLVLGGFVSNLCVCGALMRPVVEPSEKQRVFHESNNAKEETKEIPVKMPEISNLSYTKGLLISNGALRNCQMENSKLAEVNKLTLLSSGPDARIADLKLAECILLGNMLTPAMLGELADTTLASNVESRNLCNKMAAAKTEVVLSEPLANTNVPRGRCYCLHPGQDFGFLLARDFLVLCLSFLFLAYGCSTPVVYLVPYALSKGVEHKQAAFIMSIFGISGIVGNITFGWITDRNCLNRYRMLSYMLAIAVEGLSCMWVPLLHSFAPLTIFAVIYGYFDGAYVALIPVVTSDAVGSAYITSALGVVYFLHAVPYLISPPIGGWLVDVTENYTATFFVSGASYICSAAILAAAMLVRHTRQSELKEPCPEHGATALTVCHQDVI is encoded by the exons ATGGCTGTCAGCGTGCAGGAGAAGCCCCGCCCGGGCCGGGGCCAGGTGACGGAGGAGGGCGGCTGGGGGTGGATGGTCGTCGCGGCCTGCTTCCTCGCCACCATCTGCACACGCGCAGTCACTag ATGTGTTTCCATGTTTTTCGTGGAGTTCCAGCTACACTTTGAGCGAGATTATTCCACTACGGCCTGGATTCATAGCCTCATTGATTGCACCACTATGCTCTGTG CACCTCTAGGTGGTTTCCTTGGCAACCGTCTTTCATGCAGAGCCACAGTGATGCTAGGCGGCCTCTTGTCCTCGGTGGGTCTGGTCCTTAGCTGCTTCGCCTCCAGTCTGGAACATCTCTACATCTCGTTGGGCATTTTCACAG GTTTGGGTTTTGCTCTGAGCTACACTCCATCCATTGCCATGGTTGGCCGCTACTTCAGCAAGAGGAAAGCTTTGGCGTACGGCATCGCCCAATCTG GCAGCGGCATCGGGACCTTCATCTTGGCTCCGGTAGTGCAGGTTCTTATTGATCATTACTCTTGGAGGGGAGCCATGCTGGTCCTGGGGGGCTTTGTCTctaacttgtgtgtgtgtggagcctTGATGAGGCCAGTGGTGGAGCCCAGCGAGAAGCAAAG GGTATTTCACGAGTCCAACAACGCCAAAGAAGAAACCAAAGAGATCCCAGTGAAGATGCCAGAAATTAGCAACCTCAGTTACACCAAAGGACTACTAATTTCTAATGGAGCACTGAGAAACTGCCAAATGGAGAACAGCAAGCTAGCCGAGGTTAATAAGCTAACTTTGCTGTCCAGCGGGCCCGATGCCAGGATAGCGGATCTCAAGCTGGCAGAGTGCATTCTACTTGGCAACATGCTAACGCCGGCCATGCTCGGGGAGCTAGCCGACACTACTCTTGCTAGCAACGTGGAGAGTCGAAACTTgtgcaacaaaatggccgccgcaaAGACGGAAGTTGTGCTTTCTGAACCTTTAGCGAATACTAACGTGCCCCGAGGCCGTTGTTATTGCCTCCACCCGGGACAGGACTTTGGTTTCTTACTAGCTCGGGACTTCCTGGTTTTGTGTCTGTCCTTTCTGTTTTTGGCGTATGGCTGTAGTACTCCGGTAGTCTACCTGGTTCCTTACGCCCTCAGTAAGGGGGTGGAGCACAAGCAAGCCGCCTTCATCATGTCCATTTTTGGAATCAGTGGTATCGTGGGCAACATTACCTTTGGTTGGATTACAGACAGGAA TTGTCTGAATCGGTACCGTATGCTAAGCTATATGCTAGCCATAGCGGTGGAGGGCCTTAGCTGCATGTGGGTTCCACTCCTTCACTCCTTCGCCCCTCTGACCATCTTTGCTGTGATCTACGGCTACTTTGACGGCGCTTATGTGGCGCTCATCCCCGTGGTCACTTCGGATGCCGTGGGCTCCGCTTACATCACCTCAGCCCTGGGCGTGGTTTACTTCCTGCATGCTGTGCCTTACCTCATCAGCCCACCCATTGGTG GTTGGTTGGTGGACGTGACTGAAAACTACACAGCAACTTTCTTCGTCAGTGGCGCTTCGTACATTTGCAGCGCTGCCATTTtggcggcggccatgttggtcCGACACACCCGTCAGTCGGAGCTGAAGGAGCCCTGCCCCGAACACGGTGCCACCGCCCTCACTGTGTGTCATCAGGACGTCATCTAA
- the LOC144061528 gene encoding monocarboxylate transporter 12-B-like isoform X2: MLGGLLSSVGLVLSCFASSLEHLYISLGIFTGLGFALSYTPSIAMVGRYFSKRKALAYGIAQSGSGIGTFILAPVVQVLIDHYSWRGAMLVLGGFVSNLCVCGALMRPVVEPSEKQRVFHESNNAKEETKEIPVKMPEISNLSYTKGLLISNGALRNCQMENSKLAEVNKLTLLSSGPDARIADLKLAECILLGNMLTPAMLGELADTTLASNVESRNLCNKMAAAKTEVVLSEPLANTNVPRGRCYCLHPGQDFGFLLARDFLVLCLSFLFLAYGCSTPVVYLVPYALSKGVEHKQAAFIMSIFGISGIVGNITFGWITDRNCLNRYRMLSYMLAIAVEGLSCMWVPLLHSFAPLTIFAVIYGYFDGAYVALIPVVTSDAVGSAYITSALGVVYFLHAVPYLISPPIGGWLVDVTENYTATFFVSGASYICSAAILAAAMLVRHTRQSELKEPCPEHGATALTVCHQDVI; this comes from the exons ATGCTAGGCGGCCTCTTGTCCTCGGTGGGTCTGGTCCTTAGCTGCTTCGCCTCCAGTCTGGAACATCTCTACATCTCGTTGGGCATTTTCACAG GTTTGGGTTTTGCTCTGAGCTACACTCCATCCATTGCCATGGTTGGCCGCTACTTCAGCAAGAGGAAAGCTTTGGCGTACGGCATCGCCCAATCTG GCAGCGGCATCGGGACCTTCATCTTGGCTCCGGTAGTGCAGGTTCTTATTGATCATTACTCTTGGAGGGGAGCCATGCTGGTCCTGGGGGGCTTTGTCTctaacttgtgtgtgtgtggagcctTGATGAGGCCAGTGGTGGAGCCCAGCGAGAAGCAAAG GGTATTTCACGAGTCCAACAACGCCAAAGAAGAAACCAAAGAGATCCCAGTGAAGATGCCAGAAATTAGCAACCTCAGTTACACCAAAGGACTACTAATTTCTAATGGAGCACTGAGAAACTGCCAAATGGAGAACAGCAAGCTAGCCGAGGTTAATAAGCTAACTTTGCTGTCCAGCGGGCCCGATGCCAGGATAGCGGATCTCAAGCTGGCAGAGTGCATTCTACTTGGCAACATGCTAACGCCGGCCATGCTCGGGGAGCTAGCCGACACTACTCTTGCTAGCAACGTGGAGAGTCGAAACTTgtgcaacaaaatggccgccgcaaAGACGGAAGTTGTGCTTTCTGAACCTTTAGCGAATACTAACGTGCCCCGAGGCCGTTGTTATTGCCTCCACCCGGGACAGGACTTTGGTTTCTTACTAGCTCGGGACTTCCTGGTTTTGTGTCTGTCCTTTCTGTTTTTGGCGTATGGCTGTAGTACTCCGGTAGTCTACCTGGTTCCTTACGCCCTCAGTAAGGGGGTGGAGCACAAGCAAGCCGCCTTCATCATGTCCATTTTTGGAATCAGTGGTATCGTGGGCAACATTACCTTTGGTTGGATTACAGACAGGAA TTGTCTGAATCGGTACCGTATGCTAAGCTATATGCTAGCCATAGCGGTGGAGGGCCTTAGCTGCATGTGGGTTCCACTCCTTCACTCCTTCGCCCCTCTGACCATCTTTGCTGTGATCTACGGCTACTTTGACGGCGCTTATGTGGCGCTCATCCCCGTGGTCACTTCGGATGCCGTGGGCTCCGCTTACATCACCTCAGCCCTGGGCGTGGTTTACTTCCTGCATGCTGTGCCTTACCTCATCAGCCCACCCATTGGTG GTTGGTTGGTGGACGTGACTGAAAACTACACAGCAACTTTCTTCGTCAGTGGCGCTTCGTACATTTGCAGCGCTGCCATTTtggcggcggccatgttggtcCGACACACCCGTCAGTCGGAGCTGAAGGAGCCCTGCCCCGAACACGGTGCCACCGCCCTCACTGTGTGTCATCAGGACGTCATCTAA
- the LOC144061878 gene encoding uncharacterized protein LOC144061878 isoform X2: MDSEPRSFHHRLDRSTQDAPQMSPASEDQDSLSFKGPSEDSEPNVSSLASHEDHIDDDNDDLMVEDGCYASQGTCPTSKQSSQFLADNTKGRSGLPSSESFADFCSASTQQDGGEKWGDFKDQNNRMQQLLRASFPETEVPAVSKKQDEEEEVPNLETLLHPQQLPDWSGQASGSPTRTRTGLQASISGGGLPTPTGLCLGVSAWSLGTWSPTRLLSRIHRNHLQGRNTHRPLRELNATEQPRS; this comes from the exons ATGGACTCCGAACCCAGGTCATTTCACCACCGCCTTGATCGCAGTACTCAGGATGCTCCCCAAATGTCCCCTGCCTCTGAGGATCAGGACTCCCTTTCGTTCAAGGGGCCATCCGAGGATTCGGAACCCAACGTGTCCTCACTCGCCTCCCATGAGGATCATATagatgatgacaatgatgatcTAATGGTAGAGGACGGGTGTTACGCatctcaggggacttgtcctacCTCTAAGCAGTCCTCACAATTCCTTGCCGACAACACCAAGGGTCGGTCCGGTCTCCCCTCGAGTGAAAGCTTTGCGGACTTCTGCTCGGCCTCTACACAGCAAGATGGTGGTGAAAAGTGGGGCGATTTTAAAGACCAGAACAACCGTATGCAACAA CTCCTCCGGGCGTCTTTTCCTGAGACGGAGGTCCCAGCTGTGAGCAAGAAacaagatgaggaggaggaagtgccAAACTTAGAGACACTGCTTCATCCTCAACAACTTCCTGATT GGTCCGGTCAGGCTTCTGGCTCCCCCACCAGGACGCGCACTGGCTTGCAGGCCTCAATTTCCGGTGGGGGACTTCCCACGCCAACAGGACTCTGCTTAGGTGTCTCGGCGTGGTCTCTGGGAACATG GAGCCCAACAAGACTGTTATCTAGGATACACAGGAACCACCTCCAGGGCCGCAACACACACAGGCCTCTCAGAGAACTCAATGCAA CTGAGCAGCCCAGGTCTTAG
- the LOC144061878 gene encoding uncharacterized protein LOC144061878 isoform X1 has translation MDSEPRSFHHRLDRSTQDAPQMSPASEDQDSLSFKGPSEDSEPNVSSLASHEDHIDDDNDDLMVEDGCYASQGTCPTSKQSSQFLADNTKGRSGLPSSESFADFCSASTQQDGGEKWGDFKDQNNRMQQLLRASFPETEVPAVSKKQDEEEEVPNLETLLHPQQLPDWSGQASGSPTRTRTGLQASISGGGLPTPTGLCLGVSAWSLGTWSPTRLLSRIHRNHLQGRNTHRPLRELNASAVHDCEDCSQAYIDLEQYQCHLQCEHGGTWPSKSTRATSS, from the exons ATGGACTCCGAACCCAGGTCATTTCACCACCGCCTTGATCGCAGTACTCAGGATGCTCCCCAAATGTCCCCTGCCTCTGAGGATCAGGACTCCCTTTCGTTCAAGGGGCCATCCGAGGATTCGGAACCCAACGTGTCCTCACTCGCCTCCCATGAGGATCATATagatgatgacaatgatgatcTAATGGTAGAGGACGGGTGTTACGCatctcaggggacttgtcctacCTCTAAGCAGTCCTCACAATTCCTTGCCGACAACACCAAGGGTCGGTCCGGTCTCCCCTCGAGTGAAAGCTTTGCGGACTTCTGCTCGGCCTCTACACAGCAAGATGGTGGTGAAAAGTGGGGCGATTTTAAAGACCAGAACAACCGTATGCAACAA CTCCTCCGGGCGTCTTTTCCTGAGACGGAGGTCCCAGCTGTGAGCAAGAAacaagatgaggaggaggaagtgccAAACTTAGAGACACTGCTTCATCCTCAACAACTTCCTGATT GGTCCGGTCAGGCTTCTGGCTCCCCCACCAGGACGCGCACTGGCTTGCAGGCCTCAATTTCCGGTGGGGGACTTCCCACGCCAACAGGACTCTGCTTAGGTGTCTCGGCGTGGTCTCTGGGAACATG GAGCCCAACAAGACTGTTATCTAGGATACACAGGAACCACCTCCAGGGCCGCAACACACACAGGCCTCTCAGAGAACTCAATGCAA GTGCTGTCCATGATTGTGAAGACTGCAGTCAAGCATATATAGATCTTGAACAATACCAGTGCCATTTGCAATGTGAACATGGAGGCACTTGGCCAAGTAAATCCACAAGGGCAACTTCGAGTTAA